From a region of the Halomonas sp. HL-93 genome:
- a CDS encoding helix-turn-helix domain-containing protein, translating to MDSLSLSTLGLHIQALRLERGWSLSQLANAAGIAKSNLSRLEQGNGNPTLDTIWRLAVQLNVPFGTLVSPLSVPLDEDGVQVRLIDQGIDTPQVDAYWMRCAPHTLRYAEAHTPGSCESLTLVSGWLEAGPIGNTQILTAGESITFAADQPHLYRTQDAPATLLLTVVYSAVGATP from the coding sequence ATGGACTCACTTTCACTCAGCACCCTTGGCCTTCACATACAAGCACTTCGCCTTGAGCGTGGCTGGTCACTCTCACAGCTAGCCAACGCCGCAGGCATCGCCAAGTCCAACCTATCGCGTCTTGAACAGGGCAACGGCAACCCCACACTGGACACCATCTGGCGGCTAGCCGTGCAGCTTAACGTTCCTTTTGGCACCCTCGTCTCCCCTCTCAGCGTGCCGTTAGACGAAGACGGCGTCCAGGTGCGCTTGATTGATCAAGGAATAGACACCCCCCAGGTCGACGCCTATTGGATGCGTTGCGCACCTCATACGCTTCGCTACGCCGAAGCTCACACGCCAGGCTCGTGTGAATCGCTCACTTTGGTGAGCGGTTGGCTGGAAGCAGGCCCAATAGGCAATACGCAAATCCTAACCGCGGGTGAGTCTATTACTTTCGCGGCCGACCAACCCCATCTTTACCGTACCCAAGATGCCCCCGCGACACTGCTGCTAACCGTGGTTTATTCCGCTGTAGGAGCCACACCATGA
- a CDS encoding AzlC family ABC transporter permease, producing MTHSATHRTRAWLTGVREAIPLLGGYIPVSLSFGVVATQAGFSMWEAAAISMLIYAGASQFLFVGMVAAGSPLWLVVAMTLLINVRHVVYGPNLAALLPPSRHWPWLMHGLTDQVFALALTRLPQLPAVERFGWFVGASLLAWGVWIVGTMVGATAGETLTARWPLLGEVMPFALPALFLTMVAPRFTDKRWALALGCTIVAALLFTLYGWSNVAIPLAAACGAICFYMVKFQARRRRP from the coding sequence ATGACTCACTCTGCGACCCACCGTACGCGCGCATGGCTTACCGGTGTGCGCGAAGCCATCCCACTGCTGGGTGGCTATATTCCGGTTTCACTCTCGTTTGGCGTGGTCGCCACGCAAGCAGGTTTTAGCATGTGGGAAGCCGCCGCCATCTCGATGCTAATCTACGCCGGTGCGTCGCAGTTTCTATTTGTTGGAATGGTGGCAGCGGGGTCCCCGCTATGGCTGGTGGTGGCGATGACGCTGCTGATTAACGTGCGCCATGTCGTATACGGCCCCAACTTGGCTGCATTGTTGCCGCCCAGTCGTCACTGGCCCTGGCTAATGCACGGCCTGACCGACCAAGTGTTTGCCCTGGCGCTTACACGGCTACCCCAGTTGCCTGCAGTTGAACGGTTTGGCTGGTTTGTAGGCGCATCGTTGTTGGCCTGGGGCGTATGGATAGTGGGCACGATGGTAGGCGCCACGGCAGGCGAAACCTTAACCGCCCGCTGGCCGCTGCTGGGTGAAGTAATGCCCTTCGCGCTGCCTGCGCTATTTTTAACGATGGTCGCCCCGCGCTTTACCGATAAGCGCTGGGCATTGGCGCTGGGCTGTACGATTGTAGCTGCCCTGTTATTTACGCTGTATGGGTGGAGCAATGTAGCGATTCCATTGGCTGCCGCCTGCGGCGCTATCTGTTTTTATATGGTGAAGTTCCAAGCAAGGAGACGTCGCCCATGA
- a CDS encoding AzlD domain-containing protein — translation MNSALWLAVVACALGTLLMRVVPFLWMQRRLNSKTGLNNMPQWLGILGPLMIAAVLGVSIMPVNPSAIAWFATAIGLSVTLLVWWRLRSLGWPVAAGVAVYGSVQIAAAMAG, via the coding sequence ATGAACAGCGCATTATGGTTAGCCGTGGTGGCGTGTGCCCTGGGTACTCTGTTGATGCGCGTGGTGCCGTTCTTGTGGATGCAGCGCCGGCTAAACAGTAAAACCGGCCTCAACAATATGCCCCAGTGGCTGGGCATTCTCGGCCCACTGATGATCGCGGCGGTACTCGGCGTTTCGATTATGCCGGTTAATCCAAGTGCTATTGCATGGTTTGCAACCGCCATTGGGCTATCCGTCACGCTGTTGGTATGGTGGCGGCTACGCTCGCTAGGCTGGCCGGTAGCCGCTGGGGTCGCGGTCTATGGCAGCGTACAGATAGCGGCGGCCATGGCGGGATAA
- a CDS encoding helix-turn-helix domain-containing protein has protein sequence MSQADSLIETLKRQLRAQGKTYADVAQWLALSEASVKRLFAEKHFTLSRLECICDQLNIDFAELVQTMQADEQRLQELTQAQEQTIVEDRELFLVAVCVINGYSFDEIYHQYLLTEAECTRQLLKLERLKLIELLPGNRIRRRVAANFRWRADGPIQRFFQQHIANEFFRSRFDNDSEKLIVLNGLLSPAGNAEWQQIMQRLAKEFHALCERESGLPIHQRFGTTSVLAVRQWQYGLFQDYKREDPLQTR, from the coding sequence ATGTCCCAAGCCGATTCGCTGATTGAGACACTAAAGCGTCAGCTTCGCGCCCAGGGTAAAACCTATGCCGATGTCGCTCAGTGGTTGGCGCTGAGCGAGGCCTCGGTGAAACGCCTGTTCGCTGAAAAGCACTTTACGCTATCGCGACTGGAGTGTATCTGCGACCAGCTTAATATCGACTTCGCCGAGCTGGTGCAGACCATGCAGGCTGATGAGCAGCGTTTGCAGGAGCTGACCCAGGCTCAGGAACAAACTATCGTCGAGGATCGTGAGCTGTTTCTGGTAGCTGTCTGCGTTATTAATGGCTACAGCTTCGATGAAATTTATCATCAGTACCTGTTAACTGAAGCAGAGTGTACGCGGCAGTTACTCAAGCTTGAGCGACTCAAGCTCATTGAGCTGCTTCCAGGTAACCGGATCCGACGTCGGGTAGCCGCCAATTTCCGCTGGCGAGCGGACGGCCCTATCCAACGTTTCTTTCAGCAGCATATCGCCAATGAGTTTTTCCGCTCCCGTTTTGATAATGACAGTGAAAAGCTCATTGTGCTTAACGGTCTTTTATCCCCTGCGGGTAATGCAGAATGGCAGCAGATCATGCAGCGCCTAGCGAAAGAGTTTCATGCGCTATGCGAGCGAGAGAGCGGGCTGCCTATTCACCAGCGGTTTGGCACCACCTCGGTGCTGGCGGTACGGCAATGGCAGTACGGTCTGTTTCAGGATTACAAACGGGAGGATCCACTGCAAACCAGGTAG
- a CDS encoding MFS transporter has product MHSLAMLKPVKSILWSVALLLLGNGLLNTLLTLRGTGEGFSSAVLGMIMSGYFVGFICGTWVSGRLIRRMGHIRTFGFCASICASVALLHLVFINPWVWLPLRVAYGLSFITLITVIESWLNSQAASHERGRIFAVYMVVNLGALAIAQQLLRLSSPQGFLLFVVIAILISWALLPITLTRRVQPTIPERPKSSLRTLLGFAPLAVACAALSGLAMGAFWSMTPVYVTQLGFDIGGVGLVMSMAIVGGALLQIPIGRFSDKHDRPRVMTWVVLLAALIAAAMPFAPSHNVLVGLYFIWGGLAFSLYPLAVAQLIDQLHPDEIVSGSADMLVMHGAGCAVAPIAAGSLMTAVGGHGLPIYIACVFALLGAYAIYRRRHVTALITHTAHFEPMVQSGAGALEMIFDDTQPDLFDDPSFYEENERERLKKALSSANA; this is encoded by the coding sequence ATGCATTCATTGGCAATGCTCAAGCCCGTTAAGTCGATTTTATGGAGCGTGGCGCTGTTGCTGCTGGGCAATGGCTTGTTGAATACGCTGTTAACCCTACGTGGCACGGGGGAAGGTTTCTCCAGCGCGGTGCTGGGGATGATCATGTCCGGCTATTTTGTCGGCTTTATCTGCGGCACCTGGGTGAGCGGGCGCTTAATTCGGCGGATGGGGCATATCCGTACCTTTGGCTTTTGTGCTTCCATTTGTGCCTCGGTGGCGTTGCTGCACCTGGTGTTTATCAACCCATGGGTATGGCTACCGTTGCGGGTGGCATACGGCCTTTCGTTTATTACCTTAATTACCGTGATTGAAAGTTGGCTGAATAGCCAGGCGGCAAGCCACGAGCGAGGACGCATTTTTGCCGTGTATATGGTCGTCAACCTGGGCGCCCTGGCGATTGCCCAGCAGCTGCTAAGGCTCTCCTCCCCACAAGGCTTTTTACTGTTTGTGGTGATTGCCATTCTGATTAGTTGGGCACTGCTACCTATCACTCTGACCCGCCGTGTTCAGCCGACAATTCCTGAGCGCCCCAAAAGTAGCCTCCGTACGTTGCTTGGCTTTGCACCGCTCGCGGTAGCCTGCGCCGCTTTATCGGGCCTGGCGATGGGGGCGTTTTGGTCGATGACGCCGGTGTACGTGACGCAACTGGGGTTTGATATTGGCGGCGTGGGGCTGGTGATGAGCATGGCGATTGTAGGTGGCGCGCTGTTACAAATTCCCATCGGCCGCTTTTCTGACAAACATGACCGCCCCAGAGTAATGACTTGGGTGGTGCTCCTGGCGGCGCTCATCGCCGCCGCCATGCCGTTTGCGCCTAGCCATAACGTGCTCGTGGGGCTGTATTTTATCTGGGGTGGTTTGGCGTTTTCGCTCTACCCGCTGGCAGTTGCCCAGCTTATCGACCAGTTGCACCCGGATGAAATTGTCTCCGGCTCGGCGGACATGCTGGTGATGCATGGCGCAGGCTGCGCGGTGGCACCGATTGCCGCAGGGTCATTGATGACGGCAGTGGGCGGTCACGGTCTGCCTATCTATATTGCCTGTGTGTTTGCCCTGCTGGGTGCGTACGCCATCTACCGTCGTCGCCATGTCACAGCCCTGATTACCCATACCGCTCACTTTGAGCCGATGGTACAAAGTGGTGCAGGGGCGTTGGAAATGATCTTTGATGATACGCAGCCAGATTTATTTGATGACCCGAGTTTCTACGAAGAGAATGAACGCGAGCGGCTAAAGAAAGCGTTGAGTTCGGCAAACGCATGA